One stretch of Solenopsis invicta isolate M01_SB chromosome 16, UNIL_Sinv_3.0, whole genome shotgun sequence DNA includes these proteins:
- the LOC105203048 gene encoding phosphoglucomutase isoform X1 — MITEVSTTAPSTHMISVVACTCARATAIVSVPSSPQQLARAIFQNGGDRALVPLRVIDRQSSARQQLSGDCRKCLVPVQPASSLVAINGLTSISDSPSHRFLPLLSVAARPRNQRASMTTMVESPVSSLTVNTRVYEGQKPGTSGLRKAVKVFEQEHYTENFVQAILQADQVTSSPGYTLVVGGDGRYYGREAVAKIIRIAAANAVSKLIVGQHGILSTPAVSTIIRKYKTQGGIVLTASHNPGGPDADFGIKFNCSNGGPAPDSVTNKIYEITKTLQCYKIIPDIGVDIDKVQSISFRVDDRPFTVDIIDSVNDYVELMKEIFDFESIKKLLQGSADRPAFKILINSMNGVTGPYVKRIFSTELGVDDTSLVNIEPLENFGGLHPDPNLTYAKDLVNAMKEGPYDFGAAFDGDGDRNMILGKKAFFVTPSDSLAVLAANLKLIPYFQKTGVKGYARSMPTAAAVDRVAAKDGVKFFEVPTGWKYFGNLMDAGDLSLCGEESFGTGSDHIREKDGIWACLAWLNVIAKLGKSVENILLDHWKVYGRNFFTRYDYENCDSACADKMMQNIEALIQKPDFIGKKLQCEGKEYIVKQADNYSYTDPVDSSKATKQGLRILFADGSRIIFRLSGTGSSGATIRMYIDSYENDPATFEKDAQLVLKPLINIALELSELRQHTGRDAPTVIT; from the exons ATGATAACCGAGGTGTCAACGACAGCTCCGTCGACCCATATGATTTCGGTCGTGGCGTGCACGTGCGCGCGAGCTACCGCCATTGTTTCGGTGCCGTCCTCGCCGCAACAGCTGGCGCGCGCGATCTTCCAAAATGGCGGCGACCGGGCACTCGTGCCCTTGCGTGTCATTGACAGGCAAAGTTCAGCTCGCCAACAGTTATCGGGCGACTGTCGCAAGTGCTTGGTCCCCGTTCAGCCTGCCTCCTCGCTGGTCGCGATCAACGGACTAACCTCAATTTCCGACTCCCCGTCTCATCGTTTCCTCCCTTTGCTGTCGGTTGCAGCACGCCCACGAAATCAACGTGCGAGCATGACCACGATGGTAGAGTCGCCGGTTTCGAGCCTGACGGTGAACACCCGGGTGTACGAGGGCCAGAAGCCGGGCACCTCGGGTCTGCGGAAGGCTGTCAAGGTCTTCGAGCAGGAGCACTACACGGAGAATTTCGTGCAGGCGATCTTGCAAGCCGATCAGGTAACCTCGAGTCCTGGTTACACCCTGGTCGTCGGCGGCGACGGGCGATATTATGGGAGGGAAGCGGTGGCGAAGATCATCCGGATCGCCGCGGCAAATGCG gtaagCAAGTTAATAGTTGGTCAACATGGCATTCTCTCGACACCAGCAGTGTCAACTATAATACGAAAGTATAAAACGCAAGGTGGGATTGTCTTAACTGCGTCGCACAATCCCGGTGGTCCCGATGCCGACTTtggcattaaatttaattgctcCAACGGCGGACCCGCTCCGGATagtgtaacaaataaaatctaCGAGATCACTAAAACGCTGcagtgttataaaattattcccGACATTGGTGTAGATATTGACAAAGTGCAGAGTATCTCTTTCCGAGTAGATGACAGACCCTTCACCGTTGATATAATTGATTCCGTGAACGATTATGTGGAGCTTATGAAGGAGATTTTTGATTTTGAGAGTATCAAGAAATTGTTGCAGGGTAGCGCAGATAGGCCAGCGTTTAAGATTCTCATCAATTCAATGAATGGAG TTACGGGGCCGTACGTAAAGCGAATATTTAGTACCGAATTAGGCGTCGATGACACTAGTTTAGTGAATATAGAGCCGTTAGAAAATTTCGGTGGTTTACACCCCGATCCAAATTTAACTTATGCCAAAGATTTAGTGAATGCTATGAAGGAAGGACCGTACGACTTTGGTGCAGCTTTTGATGGAGACGGAGACAGAAATATG ATCTTGGGCAAGAAAGCTTTTTTCGTTACTCCTTCCGATTCCTTAGCGGTGTTAGCTGCTAATCTAAAATTAATTCCATATTTCCAAAAGACTGGCGTTAAAGGATATGCTAGATCAATGCCAACGGCTGCGGCTGTCGATAGAGTCGCCGCTAAAGACGGGGTAAAGTTTTTCGAAGTTCCAACTGGATGGAAATACTTCG GAAACTTAATGGATGCTGGGGATCTGTCGCTATGCGGGGAGGAAAGTTTCGGTACCGGTTCCGATCATATTCGCGAGAAAGATGGAATATGGGCATGCTTAGCATGGCTCAATGTAATCGCAAAACTAGGAAAATCCGTCGAAAACATTTTATTGGATCACTGGAAGGTTTATGGAAGAAATTTCTTTACTAG GTATGATTATGAAAATTGTGATTCCGCGTGTGCGGATAAAATGATGCAAAACATCGAGGCTCTGATTCAGAAGCCGGATTTTATCGGCAAAAAGCTGCAGTGCGAAGGTAAAGAGTATATTGTTAAGCAGGCGGACAATTACTCCTACACGGATCCTGTTGATAGTAGCAAAGCTACGAAACAG GGGTTACGGATATTATTTGCGGATGGCTCTCGCATAATATTCCGCTTATCCGGAACGGGAAGTTCTGGTGCCACTATCCGTATGTATATCGATAGTTACGAGAATGATCCGGCTACTTTCGAGAAAGACGCACAACTGGTCTTGAAACCTTTGATTAATATCGCATTAGAATTAAGCGAACTTCGTCAGCACACCGGTCGCGATGCGCCTACTGTGATTACATAA
- the LOC105203048 gene encoding phosphoglucomutase isoform X2: MTTMVESPVSSLTVNTRVYEGQKPGTSGLRKAVKVFEQEHYTENFVQAILQADQVTSSPGYTLVVGGDGRYYGREAVAKIIRIAAANAVSKLIVGQHGILSTPAVSTIIRKYKTQGGIVLTASHNPGGPDADFGIKFNCSNGGPAPDSVTNKIYEITKTLQCYKIIPDIGVDIDKVQSISFRVDDRPFTVDIIDSVNDYVELMKEIFDFESIKKLLQGSADRPAFKILINSMNGVTGPYVKRIFSTELGVDDTSLVNIEPLENFGGLHPDPNLTYAKDLVNAMKEGPYDFGAAFDGDGDRNMILGKKAFFVTPSDSLAVLAANLKLIPYFQKTGVKGYARSMPTAAAVDRVAAKDGVKFFEVPTGWKYFGNLMDAGDLSLCGEESFGTGSDHIREKDGIWACLAWLNVIAKLGKSVENILLDHWKVYGRNFFTRYDYENCDSACADKMMQNIEALIQKPDFIGKKLQCEGKEYIVKQADNYSYTDPVDSSKATKQGLRILFADGSRIIFRLSGTGSSGATIRMYIDSYENDPATFEKDAQLVLKPLINIALELSELRQHTGRDAPTVIT; the protein is encoded by the exons ATGACCACGATGGTAGAGTCGCCGGTTTCGAGCCTGACGGTGAACACCCGGGTGTACGAGGGCCAGAAGCCGGGCACCTCGGGTCTGCGGAAGGCTGTCAAGGTCTTCGAGCAGGAGCACTACACGGAGAATTTCGTGCAGGCGATCTTGCAAGCCGATCAGGTAACCTCGAGTCCTGGTTACACCCTGGTCGTCGGCGGCGACGGGCGATATTATGGGAGGGAAGCGGTGGCGAAGATCATCCGGATCGCCGCGGCAAATGCG gtaagCAAGTTAATAGTTGGTCAACATGGCATTCTCTCGACACCAGCAGTGTCAACTATAATACGAAAGTATAAAACGCAAGGTGGGATTGTCTTAACTGCGTCGCACAATCCCGGTGGTCCCGATGCCGACTTtggcattaaatttaattgctcCAACGGCGGACCCGCTCCGGATagtgtaacaaataaaatctaCGAGATCACTAAAACGCTGcagtgttataaaattattcccGACATTGGTGTAGATATTGACAAAGTGCAGAGTATCTCTTTCCGAGTAGATGACAGACCCTTCACCGTTGATATAATTGATTCCGTGAACGATTATGTGGAGCTTATGAAGGAGATTTTTGATTTTGAGAGTATCAAGAAATTGTTGCAGGGTAGCGCAGATAGGCCAGCGTTTAAGATTCTCATCAATTCAATGAATGGAG TTACGGGGCCGTACGTAAAGCGAATATTTAGTACCGAATTAGGCGTCGATGACACTAGTTTAGTGAATATAGAGCCGTTAGAAAATTTCGGTGGTTTACACCCCGATCCAAATTTAACTTATGCCAAAGATTTAGTGAATGCTATGAAGGAAGGACCGTACGACTTTGGTGCAGCTTTTGATGGAGACGGAGACAGAAATATG ATCTTGGGCAAGAAAGCTTTTTTCGTTACTCCTTCCGATTCCTTAGCGGTGTTAGCTGCTAATCTAAAATTAATTCCATATTTCCAAAAGACTGGCGTTAAAGGATATGCTAGATCAATGCCAACGGCTGCGGCTGTCGATAGAGTCGCCGCTAAAGACGGGGTAAAGTTTTTCGAAGTTCCAACTGGATGGAAATACTTCG GAAACTTAATGGATGCTGGGGATCTGTCGCTATGCGGGGAGGAAAGTTTCGGTACCGGTTCCGATCATATTCGCGAGAAAGATGGAATATGGGCATGCTTAGCATGGCTCAATGTAATCGCAAAACTAGGAAAATCCGTCGAAAACATTTTATTGGATCACTGGAAGGTTTATGGAAGAAATTTCTTTACTAG GTATGATTATGAAAATTGTGATTCCGCGTGTGCGGATAAAATGATGCAAAACATCGAGGCTCTGATTCAGAAGCCGGATTTTATCGGCAAAAAGCTGCAGTGCGAAGGTAAAGAGTATATTGTTAAGCAGGCGGACAATTACTCCTACACGGATCCTGTTGATAGTAGCAAAGCTACGAAACAG GGGTTACGGATATTATTTGCGGATGGCTCTCGCATAATATTCCGCTTATCCGGAACGGGAAGTTCTGGTGCCACTATCCGTATGTATATCGATAGTTACGAGAATGATCCGGCTACTTTCGAGAAAGACGCACAACTGGTCTTGAAACCTTTGATTAATATCGCATTAGAATTAAGCGAACTTCGTCAGCACACCGGTCGCGATGCGCCTACTGTGATTACATAA
- the LOC105203052 gene encoding U3 small nucleolar ribonucleoprotein protein IMP3 codes for MVRKLKYHEQKLLKKVDFFSWQADNNLHEVKVLKRYCIQRRSDYTVYNKLSRDIRELGKKIKEVEPDHPFRIEHSALLLEKLYMMGLISTKWDLSQTQKVTASCFCRRRLPVVMVRNKMSQTIPMATKLIEQGHVRVGVEVIKDPAFLVTRNLEDFVTWVDTSAIKKHVLEYNNERDDFDIV; via the exons ATGGTGCGAAAACTCAAGTATCATGAGCAAAAGTTATTGAAGAAAGTGGATTTTTTCTCGTGGCAGGCAGACAACAATCTCCATGAGGTTAAGGTCTTAAAACGCTATTGCATTCAGAGAAGATCAGACTACACAGT GTACAATAAACTATCACGTGATATACGAGAGTTGGGTAAGAAGATCAAGGAAGTTGAGCCTGACCATCCTTTTCGTATCGAGCATAGTGCTCTGCTGCTAGAGAAGCTGTACATGATGGGTCTGATCTCCACAAAATGGGACTTGTCACAAACCCAGAAAGTAACAGCCAGTTGCTTCTGCAGACGGAGACTTCCAGTTGTTATGGTGCGCAATAAAATGAGCCAGACAATACCAATGGCAACGAAATTGATAGAACAGGGTCATGTCCGAGTCGGAGTAGAAGTCATAAAAGACCCTGCATTTCTAGTAACGAG GAATTTGGAGGACTTTGTAACATGGGTAGACACATCTGCTATCAAGAAACACGTACTGGAATACAACAACGAG AGGGATGACTTTGATATAGTGTAA